One window of the Shewanella maritima genome contains the following:
- the dacB gene encoding D-alanyl-D-alanine carboxypeptidase/D-alanyl-D-alanine endopeptidase: MVKQSKVLTPASRPAFIIHKAVAIFTTALLLATPTAKASSPVKTVDAKPLGADKLELASLTKTDNLSKRLQAVVESYTSASSSHVSALIWHPESNQTLVSYQSKHIMQPASVTKTLTALLALDNLQQNKDENFRYKTQLLSSTPITQYTDEYGYYSGDLKLVFSGDPSLTSKQLAGLFDHLNALGVKKIDGNLYVERDFIDTSYPAGWVWDDLGICYGAANKGVVIDGNCIRAQLTANDYQQKAKVSLKPNAEQKRYLGQALNQVINIKSDAWFERYSDTQYNPCELSMSLATDNEYQIKGCFANRLKLPLNLAITDPDSYALTLIDGMTRAFVIGSNNTDGGVIVNSPYSRANANANANANANAPSLLAGTNLIPQVNDNERNTFPFLVAEHQSEPLNVLIGTMLQKSDNLIAETLLTSVAMQSGLTQQGSYFNRTSAIKQLLKKAGIESSGSHFVDGSGLSRYNMTSAQHLKQILQTAYSQYGDEFYNLMPVSGLSGTLKHKPLYQQQAIKGRVFAKTGSMHGVNNLIGLAKTQSHGDILFVLLENGINPADEAKPTLIENMLPELFID; this comes from the coding sequence GTGGTTAAGCAATCTAAGGTACTAACTCCAGCATCCCGCCCTGCCTTTATAATCCATAAAGCAGTGGCTATTTTCACCACAGCATTGCTGCTAGCCACTCCCACAGCCAAGGCTAGTAGCCCTGTAAAAACTGTCGATGCTAAGCCGCTCGGCGCAGATAAACTTGAGTTGGCAAGCCTAACTAAAACCGATAATTTATCTAAGCGGTTACAAGCTGTAGTTGAGTCATATACCAGTGCTTCGAGCAGCCACGTAAGCGCGCTAATTTGGCATCCAGAGTCAAATCAGACACTAGTGAGCTATCAAAGCAAGCACATAATGCAACCTGCTAGCGTTACTAAAACGCTCACCGCGCTGCTTGCCCTAGATAACCTACAGCAAAACAAAGATGAAAATTTTCGATATAAAACCCAGCTTCTTTCTTCGACACCTATAACTCAATATACTGATGAGTATGGATACTACAGTGGAGACTTGAAGCTAGTATTTTCAGGCGACCCAAGTTTAACCAGCAAACAGTTAGCGGGACTATTCGACCACCTAAACGCATTAGGCGTGAAAAAAATTGATGGTAACTTGTATGTTGAGCGCGACTTTATTGACACTAGTTACCCTGCTGGCTGGGTGTGGGACGACCTTGGTATTTGCTACGGCGCAGCTAACAAAGGTGTGGTTATCGATGGCAACTGCATTCGCGCTCAACTAACAGCAAATGATTACCAACAGAAAGCTAAAGTTTCACTAAAACCAAATGCCGAGCAAAAGCGATACTTGGGGCAAGCGTTAAATCAAGTGATAAATATCAAATCTGACGCTTGGTTTGAAAGGTATAGTGATACGCAATATAACCCTTGTGAGCTGTCGATGAGTCTTGCCACCGACAACGAGTATCAAATTAAGGGCTGCTTTGCTAATCGCCTCAAACTGCCATTGAACTTGGCAATCACAGACCCAGACAGTTATGCGTTAACCTTAATTGATGGTATGACTCGAGCGTTTGTGATTGGTTCAAACAATACCGATGGCGGGGTTATTGTTAACTCTCCCTACTCCCGCGCCAACGCCAACGCCAACGCCAACGCCAACGCCAACGCGCCGAGCTTATTAGCAGGTACAAACTTAATTCCACAAGTTAATGACAACGAACGAAATACTTTTCCATTCTTAGTTGCTGAACATCAATCTGAGCCACTAAATGTCCTTATTGGCACCATGTTGCAAAAGTCAGACAACCTCATTGCAGAAACCTTGCTTACGTCAGTAGCAATGCAGTCAGGCCTGACCCAACAAGGAAGCTATTTCAATCGAACATCAGCAATAAAGCAGTTACTAAAGAAAGCTGGCATTGAATCAAGTGGCAGCCATTTTGTCGATGGTTCAGGGCTATCGCGCTACAACATGACAAGCGCTCAACACCTTAAGCAAATTCTGCAGACGGCATACAGTCAATATGGCGATGAGTTTTACAATCTTATGCCGGTGAGTGGCTTATCTGGCACACTTAAGCACAAACCTCTGTATCAACAACAAGCAATTAAAGGTCGAGTATTTGCCAAAACAGGCAGTATGCATGGGGTTAACAACCTTATTGGACTTGCCAAAACACAGTCCCACGGCGACATATTATTTGTGTTACTTGAAAATGGCATAAATCCAGCCGATGAAGCCAAGCCAACTTTAATAGAAAATATGTTGCCTGAGCTGTTTATTGATTAA
- a CDS encoding CsgG/HfaB family protein, producing the protein MKKLIVLSIAALLAACSSVESEFEGIEATTSLMPKGETYQDLVSLPMPQGVMVAAVYDFRDQTGQYKPIPSSNFSTAVPQSGTAFLSQALNDSSWFVPVEREGLQNLLTERKIVRAGLKGNANGLPQLNSAQVLMEGGIVAYDTNVKTGGAGARYLGIGASGQYRVDRITVNLRAVDIRTGRLLSSVTTTKSVISKEITAGVFKFIDAQELLEAEAGFTSNEPVSLCVAAAIESAVVHLIADGIWKGSWNLLDEKSGHANPVLQKYWLEAHSESKVSMRINQSNS; encoded by the coding sequence ATGAAAAAGCTAATCGTATTATCGATTGCGGCTCTATTGGCTGCATGCTCATCGGTTGAAAGCGAGTTCGAAGGTATTGAGGCGACAACCAGCTTGATGCCAAAGGGTGAGACCTATCAAGACTTGGTGAGTTTACCTATGCCTCAAGGAGTTATGGTTGCTGCGGTTTATGACTTTCGTGATCAAACGGGGCAGTATAAACCGATCCCATCGAGTAACTTCTCGACCGCAGTACCTCAAAGTGGCACGGCATTCCTTTCACAAGCATTGAACGACTCCTCATGGTTTGTACCAGTAGAGCGTGAAGGACTTCAAAACCTGTTAACTGAGCGTAAGATTGTTCGCGCAGGCTTAAAAGGTAATGCTAACGGTTTACCGCAACTTAATAGCGCTCAGGTGTTAATGGAAGGCGGCATTGTTGCCTACGACACTAACGTAAAAACTGGCGGTGCAGGCGCAAGGTATCTTGGTATTGGCGCTTCTGGGCAATATCGTGTTGATCGTATCACTGTAAACCTACGCGCCGTTGATATCCGTACAGGTCGCTTGCTGAGCAGTGTCACTACTACAAAGTCGGTGATATCAAAAGAGATCACCGCTGGCGTGTTTAAGTTTATTGATGCTCAGGAACTATTAGAGGCCGAAGCTGGCTTTACCTCAAACGAGCCAGTGAGCCTTTGCGTTGCAGCCGCCATTGAAAGCGCCGTAGTGCATCTCATCGCAGATGGTATTTGGAAAGGGTCGTGGAACCTACTCGATGAAAAGAGTGGTCATGCAAATCCTGTATTACAAAAGTATTGGTTAGAGGCGCACTCAGAGTCTAAAGTGAGCATGCGCATTAACCAAAGTAACAGCTAA
- a CDS encoding RecQ family ATP-dependent DNA helicase: protein MSNNTFNQPDNLHLESQLQQWFGFSQFNLGQKQVIQHLLAGQSSLAIFPTGSGKSLCYQFSALCLPNVTLVVSPLLALMKDQLAFLASKGVSAASIDSTLTFEQTKDVMQGVREGQIKILMVSVERFKNERFRRFLSSIAISMLVVDEAHCISEWGHNFRPDYLKLPQIRTEFNIAQVLLLTATAKRQVKLDMAAKFGINEQCIVQTGFERSNLHLQVMATPEHHKRQQLLASITPHQQQGNAGIVYVTLQQSAEDLASFLTSNGIEAQAYHAGLDTSQREQIQDDFMSGAVNIIVATIAFGMGVDKSDIRFVIHYDLPKSIENYSQEIGRAGRDGKDSQCITLANKDGINTIENFVYGDTPQKDDIAELIKIIHHNVDSGVWEMQESAISSQTNIRLLTLKTLLVQLEIRGVLQASYAYFADFKYKFELSESEILAKFNAERQQFLKQIFEFTAFKKIWGQLDFNALQQTFGHERSRVVAALEYLSEKNMISLETKKITQVYKVNQQLLAENNLVDELTAYFADTEHKEIARIHALVAFFETDQCISYRLAQYFDDHNAAVQCGRCSVCLGNAQVLPETQQSAVLNDQIIKGYIDEFCQLAQDKGFSAPDAYTKTKFLIGMVMPRYSRAKVRQLTGFATCQHIRFEHVLAQVKKLA from the coding sequence ATGTCAAATAACACTTTCAATCAACCAGATAACCTTCATCTTGAGTCGCAGCTGCAGCAGTGGTTTGGCTTCAGCCAGTTTAATCTTGGTCAAAAGCAGGTTATCCAACACTTGCTCGCAGGGCAATCTTCACTGGCAATATTCCCAACAGGTTCAGGCAAATCACTTTGTTATCAATTCAGTGCTTTATGTTTACCTAATGTCACCTTGGTAGTTTCGCCGCTGCTTGCGCTGATGAAAGATCAACTGGCGTTTTTAGCGAGCAAAGGGGTTAGTGCCGCGAGTATTGACTCAACCTTAACGTTTGAGCAGACCAAAGATGTCATGCAAGGGGTTAGAGAAGGGCAAATTAAAATTTTGATGGTGTCAGTAGAGCGATTTAAAAATGAACGATTTAGGCGTTTTCTTAGCTCTATTGCGATTTCGATGTTAGTGGTTGATGAAGCGCACTGTATTTCTGAGTGGGGACATAATTTTAGACCTGACTATCTAAAGCTGCCGCAAATCCGTACAGAGTTTAATATTGCTCAGGTTTTATTGTTAACAGCAACGGCCAAAAGACAAGTTAAACTTGATATGGCTGCCAAATTTGGCATAAATGAACAGTGCATAGTGCAAACTGGATTTGAGCGCAGCAATCTGCACCTGCAAGTCATGGCAACACCTGAACATCACAAGCGTCAGCAATTACTGGCTTCAATTACACCTCATCAGCAACAAGGTAATGCCGGTATTGTGTACGTGACGTTGCAGCAAAGCGCTGAAGATCTTGCGAGTTTTTTAACGAGTAATGGCATTGAGGCTCAGGCATACCACGCAGGCCTGGATACGTCGCAGCGTGAACAAATTCAAGATGATTTTATGTCAGGTGCTGTGAATATAATTGTTGCAACCATCGCATTTGGTATGGGTGTAGACAAAAGTGATATTCGTTTTGTTATTCATTATGACCTGCCTAAGTCCATTGAAAATTATAGTCAGGAAATCGGCAGAGCAGGGCGTGATGGTAAAGATTCACAGTGTATTACGCTTGCTAACAAAGATGGCATTAATACCATTGAGAATTTTGTTTATGGTGATACACCTCAGAAAGATGATATAGCTGAACTAATCAAAATAATTCATCATAATGTTGATTCTGGCGTTTGGGAAATGCAAGAAAGCGCTATTTCTAGCCAAACCAATATCCGACTTTTAACATTAAAAACCTTGTTGGTTCAGTTGGAAATTCGCGGCGTGCTTCAGGCCAGTTACGCCTATTTCGCCGATTTTAAGTATAAGTTTGAGCTAAGCGAATCTGAGATCTTGGCTAAATTTAATGCCGAACGCCAGCAATTCTTAAAACAAATATTTGAGTTCACAGCATTTAAGAAAATCTGGGGACAGTTAGACTTTAATGCACTGCAACAAACCTTTGGTCACGAGCGCTCTCGCGTGGTAGCCGCGCTAGAGTATTTATCTGAAAAAAATATGATTAGCCTAGAGACTAAAAAAATCACCCAGGTCTATAAGGTGAATCAGCAGTTACTCGCCGAAAACAATTTAGTCGATGAGTTAACTGCGTATTTTGCTGATACCGAGCACAAAGAAATCGCTCGCATCCATGCGTTGGTCGCGTTTTTCGAAACTGACCAATGTATCAGTTATCGCCTAGCACAGTATTTTGATGATCATAACGCAGCGGTACAATGCGGGCGTTGTAGCGTGTGTCTGGGTAATGCTCAAGTGTTGCCTGAAACTCAGCAATCAGCTGTGTTGAACGATCAAATCATCAAGGGTTATATCGACGAATTTTGCCAGTTAGCCCAGGATAAAGGCTTTAGTGCGCCCGATGCTTATACCAAAACTAAATTCCTGATTGGCATGGTGATGCCAAGATATTCGAGGGCTAAAGTACGCCAGCTAACAGGGTTTGCCACATGTCAGCATATTCGTTTTGAACATGTCTTGGCTCAAGTGAAAAAACTGGCTTAA
- a CDS encoding tRNA-uridine aminocarboxypropyltransferase gives MRSSNKPPQVDVVEQLLKTSPAIKEPVHAVHRLYNYRKALSTKPFTARGKKLIRCPKCLLGVQFCTCEHRKFLSTNISVMLIMYDDEVLKPTNSGRLIADLIPNTSAYLWSRTEPNPDMLAQLADPQYQVFLVFPEQYIGSQQAIYNQIDASVLAPDKKPLLVFLDGSWRQAIKMFRKSPYLHTLSVLSIAPSQLATYALRKGSHEFQLGTAEVAALALEAAGERENGAALTAWFDLFVESSLLGRNRRQKEIIKPIELYINNFNDAVKKAASRS, from the coding sequence ATGCGTAGCTCCAATAAACCACCTCAAGTAGACGTTGTAGAGCAGCTGCTAAAAACGTCTCCTGCAATTAAAGAGCCTGTGCATGCTGTGCACAGGCTTTATAATTATCGCAAGGCGTTATCAACTAAGCCGTTTACTGCGCGTGGTAAAAAGTTAATACGCTGCCCTAAATGCCTACTTGGCGTGCAATTTTGTACCTGCGAGCATCGTAAGTTCTTGTCCACTAATATTAGTGTCATGCTAATTATGTACGACGATGAAGTGCTAAAACCGACAAATAGTGGTCGCTTGATTGCCGATCTTATTCCTAATACTTCGGCATATTTGTGGTCGCGCACAGAGCCAAACCCTGACATGCTAGCGCAACTTGCCGATCCGCAATATCAGGTGTTTTTGGTGTTCCCAGAGCAGTATATCGGGTCACAGCAGGCGATTTATAACCAAATAGATGCAAGCGTTTTAGCGCCAGATAAAAAGCCGTTATTGGTGTTTTTGGATGGCAGCTGGCGTCAAGCGATTAAGATGTTTCGTAAAAGCCCGTATTTGCATACACTTAGTGTACTTTCTATCGCGCCATCGCAACTTGCTACCTATGCGCTACGTAAAGGAAGCCATGAGTTCCAACTCGGTACTGCCGAGGTTGCAGCGCTTGCGCTCGAAGCCGCTGGTGAGCGAGAAAATGGTGCGGCGTTGACGGCTTGGTTTGATTTATTTGTAGAATCTTCATTGCTTGGGCGTAACCGCAGGCAAAAAGAGATAATCAAGCCAATTGAGCTATACATCAATAACTTTAACGATGCGGTTAAAAAGGCTGCCAGTAGAAGTTAG